GTTCGCGTTCAATGTCCATAAAAATTTTGCGATATTTccaatattcaatttttttctatgaaaaaaacaacaacaacaacgctATTTAAAGTGAATTTAAAGTGATAAAACCTTAAATCTTACGAACACTTAACAAACTATAATACCAGccgaaaaatttaatttcataaaGGAAATAAGCTGCGACTTGAGGATATACGTACGGTAATATCTTTAAACTTCTAGACGATAAGAAATCGTAGAAGTAGTAAGATTAAGAGGAAATGTGCAAATATGGTATTTTAATTAAAGGATTTCATTTTTCTTCTCTTCTTCATTGACgtaaaatgttaaattatttaagttatttttaataCATTGGTGTCAGCCTCGCATGAGTGCGCATCATTAAATTCTCCAGATTAAATAAGCGCCTTGGGGGTTCATAGAACCAGATACGATATGTAAGTGACTGAAAATACAAGGTTTGGCTTAAACTTATAGcttaatatttttacattttttcatgTATCTTTCACGACAACCACTGATTTGTTTTCACAAATACTAAGAAAATCAACGACATACTGAGAATACTGCTATACGTTTGCAGAGAATACTGCTATACGTTTGTTTCGTTACTGTTATACGTATATCATAGGTTGATTAACCACATGCTTCACAACTTATCGCGTCAGGAGAAAAAATTCTGCAGAATTTTACGAAAAATCTAGAGGAGTTTTTACagcattttctttataaaaaactttcactttaagataaaaaaattgtaaatgaaTAGTTCACGAAATGAAGTAAAATATGCTAAATTCCGTTTAATACATGGGTTgaacagaacaaatttatgttCAGCTTCGTcacctgttttttttcttgttcggCCTGCTGTCCAAAGTTTACAGGATCATATATCAAGTTTCTTTGCAGTTCGCTAAGTTCAAAACGTTCTAAAGAAATTGTATCAAACATAACATCTTTGAgattttattatttcatcaaaaaaacaaacaaacactaaACAACCCTGAGTAACATATTCAGATAGAAAGTATTTAGACAATAGGAATCTTATGAGAAAACGTTCcgtggaatatttttttttaacattgattTTCAACTGTGAAGGGAATTCCAACCTAAGCAGGTCACAAACTTTTCCTAATTTCCTTTGAGTGAAGCTGAAGTATAGCGTTGAGTTTCCGTCATTAAATTCgtcacaaaaacaaacaaaaaatcatctTTTGACAAACTTCAGAGAaggttaaaacaaaaattcttaaaatgatTAGAATCGGGGACATTAAGAGAGAATTTTTCAAAATCTTTGAAAACGCAACGGATATTTCCTTAAGAAAAATTGTTCCTAGTTCCTAATAGTTGTAAATCATGACATGTAAACAACGCGATTTCCcgatacatattttttttttcaactaaaaATCGGAATCAAAATACTCCGACTTACATTCAAACTTTAAAACTAATTGATTTTATAAAAGTTGTCTACAGACTTGGACATAATATTGagttttttcgtcatttttaaataataacaaaagctTCAACTAGTCAGTGCAAAGTTactacttttgcacacaagtAGGCCAGACAGCTCGCGTTTAAGATATGCTAGTCTCATTCTCCAGCACGCCTGGACAACAAAATAATTCACGTAGGGGACTGCGAAACCCTAACATTTGTGAAAAATGGCCATGCTGAGGCCAGCGACAATTGACATATTTAAACTCTGACAGTCCGAACATTAGTGCATAGATTGCATATCAAGCtgacaaatttttgaaaactccggCTAAAATTGTTACTGAACAGTGGCCAAAAAAATAAGGGTTTCAGCCTGGTTTTGCTTGCCACATTCAAAAAGAGCATGTAAAATTCATTATCGTTACCTTCAGGTATAGATTTATCATCTCCACAACAAACCTTCTCTTCTTTCTTCGATTCCTTTTGCTCGCTCTCCTCCGCAAGACCTTTTTGTTCGTTCTCTTCTacttcttttttcttgttttcgcTAACACATGATTTAATTGCATTGTCGCCGGTCCATGTATCTTGCAAGGCCCAGTTAACAACAGGTGGTTTTGCTGGAGGATGGATACTAATTGATGAATCCTGGAATGTAAATAATTCTGATGAGAAAACACAAAAACGGAACTGTTTCAAAATTTACGCCCTAAGACCACACATATTAATATTGttctaaaaagacaaaaaatcaaaaaaaatcatgGAAAGAACACCTACTTGCTTTACTGGAGATGTCCACAAACCACCAGGAAGACTCGTCTGAATATtattaagtaaaaaatatttttatacaatAATTTTGGATTAAGTATCACCTTCGACTAATTGTAGGATCCATAGTTGAAATAAACGCAAATCTTGGGTGGGAAGTGTAGTGACACATTAAGACAACATGGTCCTTATATTATGTTTGGTATCTTATCGGGGGAAAAAGGTGGCAAAGAGTGACCAAATTTTTGCTAAGTGAGTTTGCCAACCAACCatttttgctgattttttatttattttgtgagtAATATTgcagatttattttatttgaccAACATTTTCTGTCGAGTTTTTTTAATGACCaccatttttgtgtttttttttttggtcaatttcatttttgtttattatttacaaTTTGATAAATATGAGACCATAACGGAAATAAAGAGAACAGGAATAATAAAACAACCTTTCGTCGCGCTTATTTTCTTTCTAAATTTTAAtcaaacgaaaaaaaaacacttgaatctaaatttaaaaacaaagagaaaatgttcaaatggaagaaaaagaaaaaattatcatTGAAATAGACTGCTTATTATCGTCTTGTTCTTTTtatcgaaagaaaaaaaagcattaaaaattcCAACTTTCGTTGCCATTTTTCATCTGGAGATTTGTcagtaaaaaattcaaaaatttgagTGAATAAATGTTGTtccgttttttatttttcagttaagaatatataataaactagtcgttagcccgtggaaaatccacaggttcgcccgtcctttttagaccgcattgcgtgcttctcgctattgcgcagctaagctaccattttgcgtgacagacagacagacagacagacagacagacagacagacagacagacagacagacagacagacagacagacagacataaaGGTGTTATAATATAGACAAGAGAAAGAAACACTTTTTAAGAGCTCAaactttttacaaccttgtaatTTTTAATCACCTGTGTTTGAGTAAATTTTGCGTtaaccgtgtcaacatattgaaagttattatattggaatttaatttcgcactTGTGTTTGGTATATTTcagttataaaattattattgttaGAATAGCATGTCAATTGTCAATTAATATTATCCTTGGTTAAAGAAAAGACGTTCTGTATATTCAATGCCGACTTTAAACAATCACagcaaaaaactaaacaatcttGAAGGACCGAATAATAAGTAAATACaactttttgtgtgtttttcgAGCGAGCgaaaaattaattgtttataaaaacaacataatCGCAAATATAAATTCCCATGAAGTATATAAAAGTTCTCTAATGGAGATTCGAGAAAACTTCTAGTCACATATAAAATCCTGGCGAAAGAAACGCCAGAGATTGTGGCACAAATTCTAAAGTTAGTTGCACCTAGGATATTTTTGGAGTAAAAACACAGTAGCTTCAGAACTAGGAATTTAGgcatgaaaaaaaacacaagaatttCAAACTGAcagcttttttttcttctaaaatagaaaaatgccaaaaatcgcctgcatgtatttaaaaaaaaatcaagaaatctgGTTGAGTTATGGTCTAAGTTTCAAATTTGATCCTAATACTAACTGAagttgtgattttttttcctactataaggatgttaaaaaattaaagggCGGTTTTGAGTAATTATCAATATCTAAGAGTTTTGGAGATATAACACCTGACAATTTTACAGCCAGGTGTCTAAAAACTGTCTGGTGGGATTACCACCTAACTTTTTTAACGTAAATTTTCTGAACTTTTTAAGAAACACTTACTATGAaaacaacattttcaaaaaattcaactttttaaCTAATGAATGAATCTTACATGGCTTTTCTGTgacttttgataaaaaattaaaatttccctGACTTTGACTAGGCTTAATAATTCTGCAACTTTTCAAAGTTTTTAAGTTTTCTCAAGTCACGTAGcacacaattaattttgtaaaaaattttcccATATTAGCATTTTTTCCAGACTTTTTTCAAGGAGAATATTTCATTCTTAAGAGTTTACAAAAGGTAGTGGCCATCATGTTTCAAAGAACTAGAAGACTTGCGTATTTATTTCCTCtaaacaatctttttctttaaatttccaACCTGAGAtgactaaaaaacaacaaacgtaCAATAATAACTTACAAAGTCTTCACCCTGCACCATTCGCGATAGTAAGCGAGTCTTAGCTCTAGTAGAGTCTTCCCTCATCTAGCCAAAAAGAATTATCACAATCAGAACGTTTTATTACACACTAatacacttttaaaaatttaacaattgCAAAACAAAGACACCCAATCAAGTGGCATAACATCAACAACCTGGCTTCGTTTACCATGACTGAAAGTTTTCCAGATTTCCcatccttaaccctattcggtccggggggggggcggattccgccccccccctgatggttttttttaataactcctgattgctttgttatatggctatgatacttactgagtttcaacatttatctattagacacctgcatgctaattttttaggtcccatacttttcagaggctttgatattggccattactcgaaactacccctaaaaatctctatgaaatccttataatggggaaaatataataactcctgttagaattatccttagaacttgaaacttgcaacacaactttatttcatcaagaagaatcattttgaataatttgaacacgtgactaatccgatttcccgattttgtcggatttcacccgaaaatcggaaaaaaaacggattttcgggcaatttttggcaattttttatccgatccatgtaaaaaccggaagatatgttaaataacttttatttagctttcagaaactttaaacagaatgtaaaaattcgctctagaacgaaagtaattatattttaagcagatagtggcatttttgacaattttcaagcttctgatgacgtcacagaaaatgtgctgacgcaagcaaaagtttattggcgccattttgttccttttatgacgtactataagtgtgccaagtttgattcaatttgaacaatcctatgaaaagttattgagggggggcggaatccgccccccccccggtcatagtatgttcgaaaaaccccggaccgaatagggttaaaatcaTATTGCTATTTTTATTATGCAAGCCTGggtctcatatcaaaaaacctcTAATAGTTATGTTAGCAgctattacaaaaacaaatcaGTTCACTTTAAAGAGGCAAattttttatcaagtaaattttgcaAAACCTTGTTACAGTCTTGGCCCAAATCCCCAAAATAAgtttcaacaaaattttaaaaatcaatccTTTTACTGAAATTACTGCAAGCTCGCTTTCAGGGAAACGTAGtcatttacaaaaatatattcagCAAAACCAAGCATTTTGGGACCGAATATCCACAAAATAATTTACTTCGCAGAGGTAACTTTGTATagcataaaaaaatatcaaaaactgTAACAAATGATCAATCTAAAAAGTAATCTCAGGTTTCCCCTGTTTCCTTGAGTATTGCATATTTCCTAGACTGTTGTAAAAATGTTCTTTAACAAAGTAAATTCACCGTTTGTGtaatttcatcaattttttgaTTTGACTCTTCGATTTCGCTTTTTATCAGCCGAGTATTGGTACGACATGGTATGATGCACGATTTCAGCAATTCTTTGTTCAGTGCTTGCAAATCTTCTTCTGTACCTCTGTAAGGTATTTTCATTCCTAGCGTTCTCTGTAATACAACATTCTGCTCGTTCTCAAGCTGAAATATAAGAGTTAAGGTGGTCATAGTATACGATGGTAGCTTTTAGTATTAAAACCCAGTAAAATCGCCGGTTATTTGTAGTGTAGTGAAAGTAACAGGTTACAACGCATTATGTAAATAACCAAAATATGGCAATCATTTAATAAGATCGATCAGTTAAATACAGACGTTTAATTGGGGTTTTCAAAACACCATACAATAACTTATCAACTTGTGGTCTATTGGACAAAAGGCCAATATGATAACAGAaagctatatttttttgttattactgcATTTGTTAACCATTTAAGTTAGATAGAGATAACTTCAGTTTAATTTTCTTACAACCACACCATTttcttaacaaacaaaaaaaattaggtgATTATAAggcaaaaaggaaaaatttctGTCTAACAACAGATTAAAAAGATTCAAGCTAAATTTATATGTGGATTTAACTTATGTGAACAAACCAATGTGGTTAGAATTTGGAGTTTCTGAACAGCTATCTTGAACATGCGACCAACATCCTATTTTGTCACagcaaaagaaataaaaatttaacaacATAGTCAGGAGAAAGTTACTCACAAGGAACTAAGTACAAACTTTAATTTCCAAATAATATGTTCATAGTTATtataaattatgataaaaaatttcaagaaagAAACATTAATCAAAACTGTTGCTTCCTTAAATCTGTTTTACAAGGTTCACGGctgtcaattttttatattgtcgTGGGTAGCTGTCCTTATCAATCACCAATTTACTGTttgggaaaatttttttaaacattctatCATTATTTCTAGATTAATGAGAATACGAAGGGAAAATTGTCTGAACCAAAATGATCCCATCATTAGGCAATCCTCTTTCTAGCAAAATTGCAACCTAAATAATCAACAACTAAATACATATCTAAAGTTTCCATCTGGCGTTAATTCGCGTTAGGCAGGTGCATTAATTGGAGTAATTTTTCAACACTTAATGTAAGCGTCAATGAGTCATTAGCACATTAATTTTACCGAGGATTAGCATGCAGGAACTtatatatcaatatttttttaatttagggcAAACACACTCTATCTTTTGCAGGTGTGAAAGATATTTTTCTAAACAGACAAAAAAGTTCACCTGTGCAAGATTATATATCAATTCTTGCACAAGAAGGCATTATTCTTAAAAGTGCCCTCAATAATTAAGCATCAGATAGAAAACAAGCTTAAATACTCCAGatctttcatttaaattttttttaatgttgaaaaaataaaattgacataCTGATTTTAATGATTGCTTTTGTTTTTCCAATTGTTTTAACTTCTTTAAACTAGCAACACGCTTCGATACTTCCTGTTGAAATTCACttagtttcttttctttttcagcaataaacctgtttattttttcattttccacTTGTGCGTAATACTAAAGATTAAAAACATAATGTTGACTTTTAAAATACTTAGCTCCCAACAAACCACTatttaagtcattatttacacaGCTGAATAAGATCAAAAAACAAGATCAAAGTTTCAGCCAACACATAATGTTTTGTCCACAACCTTTGAAAAAAGATTCTCATACTTTCACCCATGGTACACTACAAAATTAATACGGATTAAAgttcttgtttttaaaatcaaaaagtaTAATCTCTATCCAAACTGTTAAAGTTACAGGGTGATAATCAAAAATTAAGGGACCTCGTATTACAAAAGTAGCAACACCTTGAGGATTTTTTTCCTCACCTTTTTGTCTTTGTAACTTTTTTATATTGGTAAAGTTTGACTCTATATCCTTTTACAAgccaaaaattttgaaaacagaAATTGTGTATTATATATCTTGAGAACATATCATGAGTTGCTAAGCTCTACAATATAAGTTTATTGTTATCTTTTACTCCCTTTTATTAACCTTGATTTGATTTTGTGTTTAACAAATACCTCTAGAAATAATTAATTTCAGTATTATTAACGTACTTCTGCAATGCCAGCTTGTGCATCTTCGTCATATGTGTTATTATAACATTCAATCCATGCACCTTGAGGATTCCCACTCACCATGCGAATATCAAGTACATTTTTACCTGTGTATGACTTTTGTGAACGTGGAGGGGGTGTACAAGCTGAACAATTTCTATGCGACATATCTAAACTAAAAGAAAAAGGGGACAATCATTTCACAAGCACCACTTTAATAAAGCTAATACTACTATTAACATAAAAATTGAGCCAATTTGTCAAATAATAAACAAGACATCTTAAAATCTTCCTTGCAAGGGTTACAAAGAAACACACAGACTaagcatatttttatattagatAAAAGCTTGATCGTGTTTAGGTTTCCACATGTAAGGGTGCACTAAAGAGAAACGATGTACAATGGATGAAAATCTGGCAACTTGAATACAAAGATTTCTCCAGTCTACTgactaattttttaagaaaaactaaaaaaaaacaagaagtgtGAAAAGTGCCTTTAAAGTGATTGCAGctgaaaatattctttttatcCAATTAGGCATGTGTGACTTTTGTGTCGACTttgttatatataattttttaaattaacgctTAAAATTAACAAAGTAATAACACTTTAAATTATAATCTATGGAATATTTTTCTCAAGGTGATGGTGTAATGCAACAAAATGacacataaaatttaaaatttaagtgaCTTACAACTATCTCCAAGCAGCTTGGATATCTGTGTTATTTAAGTATAGCTCTCGTTTTTCCAAAACTTTCCAAAGCAATTTTAAATCGATATCACTGACTTCTTGGTaggattttaaatttaatttaccaTCTGAAATGTCACCTATAAACTGCCCAATATTGCCAGTTTTTCCGTTGAAGTCTGGAACTAGTGTGGTGTTTATGCTCAAGAAAGCTGACTCGTTAGATATTCTTAGATGGCATGTGCCCACATCAAATGATTCTATCCTTGAAAAAAAGGTAAGGAACACTATTCTGGTGTAATTGGCAAAGGCAAAACTACCACCTGTCTTTCCTAGCACAGTAAGAcacaatttaaattttcaaaatgcatGTACTGTTTTCATCTCTATTATAATGGCATATCTTTTGTCTGTGTGTTTAAAATGCTAGCACgcaacttcatttttgtccAATGGAGAGTAATTCATTGCTTCATGCTAACAGGTAAACTAATAATATAATACTATAGGCAAATTCTCACAGATTTTCCAAGGGTTAAGAACTAGTCATTCTGTATTAGTCTTCACTAACactaaaattttttgtaaatgcaCTATTTGTTTGATGGAGCTAAGGTATTTATCTTATTGTAACTAAATTAAATGCCTTCATACCTTCCATATGTTCGAACTGCTCGTCCTTCTAATGTCTGAAGATTTGTATTAATCTTTGAAAGAGATAATATAACAGCTGGCTCATCAACCATTTGTTTATCTAGCAAAAAACAGATTGCCAGTTGAAACAGTTACACACAGACAACTAACACTGAAGAAATCAGAGTTTACATagagttgtttttttaaatcatgtaTATTCTTTTTCTGTGGTAATAATTTCTTTACCAACTCAAACACCGCAGTTACTCCATATAAATT
Above is a window of Hydractinia symbiolongicarpus strain clone_291-10 chromosome 3, HSymV2.1, whole genome shotgun sequence DNA encoding:
- the LOC130636634 gene encoding golgin subfamily A member 6-like protein 22, which produces MSHRNCSACTPPPRSQKSYTGKNVLDIRMVSGNPQGAWIECYNNTYDEDAQAGIAEYYAQVENEKINRFIAEKEKKLSEFQQEVSKRVASLKKLKQLEKQKQSLKSLENEQNVVLQRTLGMKIPYRGTEEDLQALNKELLKSCIIPCRTNTRLIKSEIEESNQKIDEITQTMREDSTRAKTRLLSRMVQGEDFTSLPGGLWTSPVKQDSSISIHPPAKPPVVNWALQDTWTGDNAIKSCVSENKKKEVEENEQKGLAEESEQKESKKEEKVCCGDDKSIPEERFELSELQRNLIYDPVNFGQQAEQEKKQKKIEYWKYRKIFMDIEREQVRERRRRQAHKKLIERVKITKERERQMAEERVTEFTERILYTDDKQHPYCDEDDEERQPVKNKLKEREIYRYINALREVAKERIKMSRVAIAPLCQCGPSIWDAHPTTCANNCKFHKNPKAYVNALTAALANSR